A region of Maridesulfovibrio sp. DNA encodes the following proteins:
- a CDS encoding LysM peptidoglycan-binding domain-containing protein — MKKLIWLAIAFSLMFTWGCAKKQVPQEDVVVVEETEVVVVEEEPAAEVVPPTPMEIYESEYKTLPTSHVVTKGECLWWIAEYKQIYNDPFMWPLIYKANRDQIKNPDLIYPGQSLEVPRAGFTLDEVKDVRKQAGASWKALEPAENAMVPGEMKAALGYL, encoded by the coding sequence ATGAAGAAACTGATCTGGCTCGCAATTGCATTCAGCCTGATGTTTACATGGGGATGTGCCAAAAAGCAGGTTCCGCAGGAAGATGTTGTAGTTGTCGAGGAAACTGAGGTTGTAGTTGTTGAGGAAGAACCCGCTGCTGAAGTTGTTCCTCCCACCCCTATGGAAATCTACGAAAGTGAGTACAAGACTCTTCCCACTTCCCACGTAGTAACAAAAGGCGAATGCCTCTGGTGGATCGCTGAGTACAAGCAGATTTATAATGATCCGTTCATGTGGCCCCTTATTTACAAGGCTAACAGGGACCAGATCAAGAATCCTGACCTGATTTATCCCGGTCAGTCTCTTGAAGTTCCCCGCGCAGGCTTCACCCTTGACGAAGTTAAGGATGTCCGCAAACAGGCCGGTGCTTCCTGGAAAGCTCTCGAGCCCGCTGAGAACGCAATGGTTCCCGGCGAAATGAAAGCCGCGCTCGGTTACCTGTAG
- a CDS encoding ion channel, whose product MNFINWLKSGFGKLVIATALLLLFSTLGFYWIELGDGEEARMSQAFWWAIVTLTTVGYGDMVPITVPGRILGGLVMISGIGLVTSLTGNMASMLVEQKAKKRKGLLSVKVSDHVIILGWNDYAFGLIESLNEQTAPRKLHLVIVSNLESEVRDEIAFRLNMGDQLNFVHGSISQANVISRANPDVARNVYVLCQSGLDSKESDQQAIYAVLALRTLAPKVPVYAEIALHENKEHLLRAGANEILVRGEISGRMMGMMGASPSMWSFFRNLLGLGDSGRLIFRPFTAEDRQMNWGELSSRIRNCSGDLPVAACKLGKNLTLQDVLDEGSALDQFIMELFKTSGQDSSLGMQGPKVQMNPPDSEPMDEYDALLVISSPGGQENG is encoded by the coding sequence ATGAATTTTATCAACTGGCTTAAATCTGGATTCGGCAAACTCGTTATTGCCACAGCCCTGCTTCTGCTTTTCAGCACGCTCGGTTTTTACTGGATAGAATTGGGCGACGGTGAAGAAGCACGGATGTCCCAAGCTTTTTGGTGGGCCATCGTTACACTGACCACTGTGGGATATGGAGATATGGTCCCCATCACAGTGCCGGGCAGAATTTTAGGCGGGCTGGTTATGATTTCCGGCATCGGGTTGGTAACTTCACTCACCGGTAACATGGCTTCCATGCTGGTGGAACAAAAAGCCAAAAAACGTAAGGGGCTGTTATCAGTGAAAGTCAGCGACCATGTAATCATATTGGGCTGGAACGACTATGCCTTTGGCCTGATTGAATCTCTCAATGAACAGACTGCCCCCAGAAAACTGCATCTGGTTATAGTCAGCAACCTTGAAAGCGAGGTCCGCGATGAAATCGCCTTCAGGTTGAACATGGGGGATCAGCTTAATTTCGTACACGGCAGCATCAGTCAGGCAAACGTTATTTCAAGGGCCAATCCTGATGTAGCCCGCAATGTCTACGTGCTCTGCCAGAGCGGGCTGGACAGTAAAGAATCCGACCAGCAGGCCATTTATGCTGTGCTGGCACTGCGCACACTGGCCCCAAAGGTTCCGGTTTATGCGGAAATTGCTCTTCACGAAAACAAGGAACATCTGCTTCGGGCCGGGGCCAATGAAATTCTTGTGCGCGGGGAAATATCAGGACGCATGATGGGCATGATGGGTGCCAGTCCGTCCATGTGGTCTTTTTTTAGGAACCTGCTTGGACTGGGTGATTCCGGGCGGCTGATTTTCCGGCCCTTTACTGCAGAAGACCGCCAGATGAACTGGGGAGAACTGAGCTCCAGAATAAGAAACTGCAGCGGCGATCTTCCGGTGGCGGCCTGTAAACTGGGTAAAAATTTGACCCTGCAGGATGTGCTGGACGAAGGGTCCGCACTTGACCAGTTCATCATGGAACTGTTCAAAACCTCCGGACAGGATTCTTCTCTGGGTATGCAGGGGCCGAAGGTTCAGATGAATCCACCGGACAGTGAACCCATGGATGAATACGATGCCCTGCTGGTCATCAGCTCTCCCGGAGGTCAGGAAAATGGCTGA
- a CDS encoding cyclic nucleotide-binding domain-containing protein, translating to MADFWSSIPLFQNLDEQELQQVRPIFASIAVRSGTDIISEGEEGDEMFILVNGKVRITKAMLMKGMSLPLSEIKNTSKVLANLDDSSYPMFGEIALIDRDHRSATVTVVEDSEFLVTDRMKFFEFVGTHPAIGGKLLMTIGKRLAATVRRNNNELVKLTTALALALSKSSR from the coding sequence ATGGCTGATTTCTGGAGTTCCATTCCACTTTTCCAGAATCTTGATGAGCAAGAGTTGCAACAGGTCAGACCCATCTTTGCAAGCATAGCGGTACGTTCTGGTACGGATATTATTTCCGAAGGCGAAGAAGGGGACGAAATGTTCATTCTTGTGAACGGAAAGGTGCGCATTACCAAGGCTATGCTCATGAAAGGAATGTCCCTGCCGCTCAGCGAAATCAAAAATACCAGCAAGGTACTGGCCAATCTGGATGACAGCAGCTATCCCATGTTCGGTGAAATTGCGCTTATTGACCGTGACCACCGCTCGGCCACGGTAACTGTGGTGGAAGACTCCGAGTTTTTGGTTACTGACCGTATGAAGTTTTTTGAATTTGTGGGAACACACCCGGCCATCGGCGGGAAATTACTCATGACCATCGGCAAAAGACTGGCTGCCACAGTACGCCGTAACAACAACGAATTGGTCAAGTTGACCACCGCTCTTGCCTTGGCTCTGTCCAAAAGCAGTAGATAA
- a CDS encoding queuosine precursor transporter, whose product MNELLWLGFAVMDLSLVLIIYRFFGKTGLFGLIVFNLILCNIQVLKTIELFGMTTTLGNILYASVFLSTDMLSEFYGKEEAKKAVYLGFVVLLMAVVYMQLALKFVPAADDFAQPHLEAIFGFLPRIALGSMAAYIISQLNDVYVFHLLKDKMGQRHLWLRNNASTMLSQLLDSSVFCFVALWGLFPFEVWVEILFTTYLFKVIVAVMDTPFLYMARRLHSRVAES is encoded by the coding sequence ATGAACGAATTGTTATGGCTGGGCTTTGCGGTCATGGACCTGAGTCTTGTCCTTATTATCTATAGATTTTTTGGCAAAACAGGTCTTTTCGGGCTGATTGTTTTCAATTTGATTCTCTGTAATATTCAGGTGTTGAAGACCATTGAATTGTTCGGGATGACCACCACTCTAGGTAATATACTTTATGCCAGTGTTTTTCTTTCCACAGATATGCTCAGCGAATTTTACGGTAAAGAGGAAGCCAAGAAAGCAGTTTATCTAGGATTTGTGGTTTTGCTCATGGCTGTGGTTTATATGCAGTTGGCCCTTAAATTTGTTCCGGCTGCTGACGACTTTGCCCAGCCCCATCTTGAAGCTATTTTCGGGTTTCTGCCCCGTATTGCCTTGGGAAGCATGGCCGCGTATATTATTTCCCAGTTGAATGATGTTTATGTTTTTCATCTGCTCAAAGATAAGATGGGCCAGCGTCATCTCTGGTTACGAAATAACGCATCCACCATGCTTAGCCAGCTTCTTGACTCATCCGTATTTTGTTTTGTGGCCTTGTGGGGGCTTTTCCCCTTTGAGGTCTGGGTTGAAATTCTTTTTACCACATACCTGTTCAAGGTTATAGTGGCTGTTATGGATACACCTTTTCTGTATATGGCCCGCCGGCTGCATTCCCGTGTTGCCGAGTCCTAA
- the dapF gene encoding diaminopimelate epimerase yields the protein MSKMFGKSVPFYKMQGCGNDFVIIDNRELGVPVEKMPLWAEKLCRRAFGVYADGIFFIENAPEGSNLDFVWQFYNSDGSRAEMCGNASRCAGRLAHALGIGGEQHTFGSDAGPIKVQVFPELEEVKVQLTPPEGVVVNQTLEIDGEEYEYHFANTGVPHAVVQVADVEDVDIKKLGAAFRYHEAFAPAGTNVNFVQIDDNDSLIVRTYERGVEDETYACGTGVSAVQVTLHAQGLTDAAVRIRTSGGEILKVIIEDGNVFLQGGAELTFSGEVFLESLGIE from the coding sequence ATGAGTAAAATGTTCGGTAAATCAGTTCCTTTTTATAAAATGCAGGGTTGCGGCAATGATTTTGTAATTATCGATAACCGTGAACTCGGGGTTCCGGTGGAAAAGATGCCTCTCTGGGCTGAAAAGCTTTGTCGGCGCGCTTTCGGCGTCTACGCTGACGGCATTTTCTTTATTGAGAACGCTCCGGAAGGTTCCAATCTTGATTTTGTATGGCAGTTCTATAATTCCGACGGATCAAGGGCGGAAATGTGCGGTAATGCTTCCCGTTGCGCCGGTCGTCTGGCTCATGCACTGGGCATCGGCGGCGAGCAGCACACATTCGGTTCCGATGCCGGACCTATCAAGGTGCAGGTTTTTCCTGAGCTGGAAGAAGTAAAGGTCCAGCTTACTCCGCCTGAAGGGGTGGTTGTAAATCAGACTCTTGAAATCGACGGCGAGGAGTATGAATACCATTTCGCCAATACCGGAGTCCCCCATGCTGTTGTGCAGGTTGCAGATGTCGAGGATGTGGATATCAAAAAACTCGGGGCGGCGTTCCGTTATCACGAGGCTTTCGCTCCCGCTGGTACCAATGTCAACTTCGTTCAGATCGATGATAATGACAGTCTTATCGTCCGTACTTATGAGCGTGGTGTGGAAGATGAAACCTATGCCTGCGGAACCGGGGTCAGTGCAGTCCAGGTTACCCTTCATGCACAAGGGCTTACTGATGCCGCGGTGCGTATCCGTACTTCCGGCGGTGAAATTTTAAAAGTCATAATTGAAGATGGAAATGTCTTTCTGCAGGGTGGGGCTGAGCTCACTTTTTCCGGGGAAGTGTTTCTTGAATCTCTGGGAATTGAGTAA
- a CDS encoding phage regulatory CII family protein produces the protein MANNELTKLLQDVVLKNDKPARDVANEISKPYPTLLREINPEDKGAKVGVEELIPIMKATGSIRPLTRLANIMGYVLVPMDINPEDPDEANYMALDLMDGFGRYSKALKSALQADPSEELVDSVEQEGFEAITAILTMVHYLRKRAEEEKAKNAPRLAQVS, from the coding sequence ATGGCAAATAACGAACTGACTAAACTCTTGCAGGACGTTGTTCTTAAAAACGATAAGCCTGCCCGTGATGTGGCAAACGAAATCAGCAAGCCTTACCCCACCCTCCTTCGTGAAATCAATCCCGAAGACAAAGGTGCCAAGGTCGGCGTTGAAGAACTGATTCCCATCATGAAGGCTACCGGCAGCATCCGTCCTTTGACCAGACTGGCCAATATCATGGGCTATGTCTTGGTTCCGATGGATATCAACCCCGAAGATCCCGATGAAGCCAACTACATGGCCCTTGATCTCATGGACGGTTTCGGCAGATACTCCAAGGCTCTCAAAAGCGCCTTGCAGGCCGATCCTTCCGAAGAGCTGGTTGATTCCGTAGAGCAGGAAGGTTTTGAAGCAATCACCGCTATCCTTACTATGGTTCACTACCTGCGTAAGAGAGCAGAAGAAGAGAAAGCTAAGAATGCACCTCGCCTGGCACAGGTCAGCTAG
- a CDS encoding methyl-accepting chemotaxis protein, with the protein MRFSLRRKIIAIACGAAIIPIVVMFIITNILEDHLHDCMKGEVRTLIESHVSQMTADLYEECRTADQLLVAETGRAAMALQSLMDDEGKVKVLKSVSDWQVDNLRSADKGEITVPVMTIGGKSLTYADRKGNPLPMLVEATRISGAYCTIFQRLNPEGDMLVVDTTEGEGEDNWELGDIFYSLGEDGQVESAIDDVLGGQTVEKYESQDDGTRYTIYLPLRDQDGYVAGMIAVYMDGKIIEVLRKSMLKTSIGKTGYIWVIGSKEEDRGRYIVSNSVKNDGASVDAVGGQKGFVEDVISQAIEAGEGKLSSKTYVWKVGQEDEGRDKLSVYTYFKPWGWVIGAGVYLDEYQGISNRLTGVLDYLVEWLLITGLVLLAITLAVSLYASGLIANPVSHMVELVKVIASGDLHRARETIAVVDESCPSARNAIKHVGNPENLDETGQLYLAIKGMVDTLYSLIGQVQRSGIQVTTSSTEIAASARQLEVTVNQQAAATTQISATSAEISANSGELAGAMHHVNDAASKMDNLASEGQDGLKTMIRIMDDLSSATATITGKLDEINDRANAIEGIVNTITKVADRTNLLSLNAAIEAEKAGKFGQGFSVVAAEIRRLADQTSVAALEIEDMISNMRSSVDSGVDEMERFASDVRFGVDKAGKLGKKLDGIMTGVRELNPRIEQVNDGMTAQAEGAGQISEAMAQLSETASDTSDALSEFNRATSQLNEAVQGLRSEVSRFKVSE; encoded by the coding sequence ATGCGTTTTTCCCTCAGAAGAAAGATAATTGCCATTGCCTGCGGAGCCGCAATTATTCCCATTGTGGTCATGTTCATCATTACTAATATACTTGAAGACCATTTGCATGACTGCATGAAAGGTGAGGTTCGTACTCTTATTGAATCCCATGTTTCCCAGATGACGGCTGATCTTTATGAGGAGTGCCGTACAGCTGATCAACTGCTTGTCGCTGAAACAGGCAGGGCAGCTATGGCTTTGCAATCCCTGATGGATGATGAAGGTAAAGTAAAAGTTCTGAAAAGCGTTTCGGATTGGCAGGTAGACAACCTTCGTTCAGCGGATAAAGGCGAAATCACGGTCCCTGTGATGACCATAGGAGGCAAAAGCCTGACATATGCCGACCGCAAAGGCAACCCGTTGCCCATGCTGGTGGAGGCAACCCGTATATCCGGTGCCTATTGCACTATTTTTCAGCGCCTCAATCCCGAAGGTGATATGCTGGTGGTGGATACTACTGAAGGGGAAGGAGAAGACAACTGGGAATTGGGGGATATTTTTTATTCTCTGGGGGAAGACGGTCAGGTGGAATCGGCCATCGATGATGTGCTCGGCGGACAGACTGTGGAAAAATATGAAAGTCAGGACGACGGAACTCGTTATACTATCTATTTGCCCCTGCGAGATCAGGACGGCTATGTGGCCGGGATGATAGCTGTGTATATGGATGGTAAAATTATTGAAGTCCTCAGGAAATCCATGCTCAAAACCTCAATCGGCAAGACCGGGTACATCTGGGTAATCGGCAGCAAAGAGGAAGACAGGGGGCGCTACATTGTATCCAATTCAGTCAAAAATGACGGAGCCTCTGTGGATGCAGTGGGGGGGCAAAAGGGTTTTGTGGAGGATGTGATTTCGCAGGCTATTGAAGCAGGGGAAGGAAAACTCAGCAGCAAAACCTATGTCTGGAAGGTGGGTCAAGAAGATGAGGGCCGGGATAAACTTTCTGTATACACCTATTTCAAACCTTGGGGTTGGGTTATCGGGGCCGGAGTTTATCTGGATGAATATCAGGGAATTTCGAATCGTTTGACCGGGGTGCTGGATTACCTAGTGGAGTGGCTGCTGATAACCGGTCTGGTGCTGCTGGCAATTACTCTCGCTGTTTCCCTTTATGCCAGCGGCCTCATTGCCAATCCGGTCAGTCATATGGTTGAGCTGGTCAAGGTGATTGCCTCCGGTGACCTCCATAGAGCCAGAGAAACCATAGCCGTAGTGGATGAAAGCTGTCCCAGTGCCCGCAATGCCATCAAGCATGTCGGTAATCCGGAAAATCTCGATGAAACCGGTCAGCTCTACCTTGCAATCAAAGGCATGGTTGATACCCTTTATTCCCTGATCGGGCAGGTGCAGCGTTCCGGGATTCAGGTGACCACTTCTTCTACGGAAATTGCTGCTTCGGCCCGCCAGTTGGAGGTGACCGTTAACCAGCAGGCTGCGGCAACCACGCAGATAAGTGCCACCAGTGCCGAGATTTCCGCCAACTCAGGCGAACTTGCCGGGGCCATGCACCACGTGAATGATGCTGCATCCAAAATGGACAACCTTGCCTCTGAGGGGCAGGACGGCCTGAAGACCATGATCAGGATAATGGATGACCTGAGCTCCGCTACGGCCACCATTACCGGCAAGCTGGATGAAATCAATGACCGGGCCAATGCCATTGAGGGCATCGTCAATACCATCACCAAGGTTGCGGACCGCACCAATCTGCTTTCCCTTAACGCGGCCATTGAAGCTGAGAAGGCCGGAAAGTTCGGACAGGGCTTTTCGGTTGTCGCTGCCGAAATCAGACGGCTTGCTGACCAGACTTCCGTAGCTGCCCTTGAAATTGAGGACATGATCAGCAACATGCGCAGCTCCGTTGATTCCGGTGTGGATGAAATGGAGAGATTTGCCTCGGATGTCCGCTTCGGAGTGGACAAGGCAGGCAAGCTGGGCAAGAAACTGGACGGTATTATGACCGGGGTCCGGGAGCTTAATCCAAGGATTGAACAGGTCAACGACGGTATGACCGCACAGGCCGAAGGTGCCGGGCAGATCAGTGAAGCTATGGCTCAGCTTTCCGAGACTGCATCGGATACATCTGATGCCCTTTCCGAATTCAACCGGGCAACATCCCAGCTGAACGAGGCTGTGCAGGGATTACGCAGCGAAGTCTCCCGCTTCAAGGTGAGTGAATAA
- a CDS encoding chemotaxis protein CheW: MLVLTFRIGEYVYGLEARSVAEVVPPAVCKELPRSPDYVTGLFNYRGKVTPVVDLSMLAMDIPCASRMSTRIVILDIADLDGREDREEHFLGLLAENITATLKVADSDFEDPGLEIPDAPWLGRVARVNGCMLQLLKPQKLLTDELRRVLFPKEGKGLPDAFQE, translated from the coding sequence ATGCTGGTACTCACATTCAGAATAGGCGAATATGTTTACGGGCTGGAGGCCCGTTCCGTAGCCGAAGTGGTCCCTCCCGCGGTCTGCAAGGAGTTGCCCCGTTCTCCGGATTACGTAACAGGACTTTTCAATTACCGTGGTAAAGTGACCCCGGTAGTGGATTTATCCATGCTGGCTATGGATATTCCTTGTGCTTCGCGTATGTCCACCCGCATTGTCATTCTGGATATAGCAGACCTTGATGGCAGAGAGGACCGGGAGGAGCATTTTTTAGGTTTGCTGGCCGAGAATATTACCGCAACCTTGAAGGTAGCTGATTCTGATTTTGAGGATCCCGGATTGGAAATACCGGACGCTCCGTGGCTGGGGCGGGTGGCTCGGGTTAACGGATGTATGCTGCAGTTGCTCAAACCGCAGAAGCTGTTGACCGATGAGTTGCGGAGGGTTCTTTTCCCCAAGGAAGGAAAAGGTCTGCCGGATGCATTTCAGGAGTAA
- a CDS encoding CheR family methyltransferase, which translates to MMNLEPFHKILNRAMGLAPESLASSGIKLALKARMRETGCDESHYLALLRSNDLELAELVEEIVVPETWFFRDSKPFDLLFETALGKKDREFSVLSAPCSTGEESYSIAMTLMGAGLKGFKVDGVDISERALHKARGGVYSDNSFRTDIPFYAERWFRKCAQGRQLAEPVREAVSFYSGNILEGCLPPGRYDVIFCRNLLIYLDDDSRKCLVSLLNDKLKDNGLLFVGHAEILPIFNDWFTPVRKQGTFALRKGKRKVATLLKPPVCPRQDCSQKFSAVPKPQSAAYRPLKAASPLKPMVMPRKEQRSSVAKNGKQTQPTGQPEQSVASVDEIKKLADRGMTDEALSMCDGLLREGGPDPELFHLCGLLHESGGNISKAEEYYGKALYLEPDYMESLVHLALLLENRGDVRKAEIMRNRARRAEKRNEAG; encoded by the coding sequence ATGATGAATCTTGAACCGTTTCATAAGATTCTCAATCGGGCCATGGGGCTTGCACCGGAGTCGCTGGCCAGTTCCGGTATCAAGCTGGCCCTGAAAGCGCGTATGCGTGAGACCGGGTGTGACGAGTCGCATTATCTTGCCCTGCTGCGTTCAAATGATCTGGAGCTGGCCGAGCTGGTTGAGGAAATTGTAGTCCCGGAAACATGGTTTTTTAGGGATAGCAAGCCCTTTGATCTGCTTTTTGAAACAGCTCTGGGAAAAAAGGACAGGGAATTCAGTGTGCTCAGCGCTCCATGTTCCACCGGGGAAGAATCTTATTCCATTGCCATGACCCTTATGGGGGCAGGGCTTAAGGGATTCAAGGTGGACGGTGTGGATATAAGTGAACGTGCTCTGCACAAGGCCCGGGGCGGGGTTTATTCTGATAATTCTTTTCGAACCGATATTCCTTTCTATGCCGAGAGGTGGTTCCGTAAATGCGCGCAGGGGCGTCAATTGGCGGAGCCGGTCCGGGAGGCGGTCAGCTTTTATTCCGGTAATATTCTCGAAGGGTGTCTGCCTCCGGGAAGATACGATGTTATTTTTTGCCGTAATCTATTGATTTATCTGGATGACGATTCAAGAAAATGTCTGGTGTCGTTGTTGAATGATAAATTGAAGGATAACGGATTGCTTTTTGTGGGACATGCAGAAATTCTGCCCATTTTCAATGACTGGTTCACCCCGGTCAGGAAGCAGGGAACATTCGCCCTGCGCAAGGGCAAGCGCAAGGTAGCCACATTGCTCAAGCCTCCGGTCTGCCCCAGACAGGATTGCTCACAAAAATTTTCCGCTGTTCCAAAACCTCAGTCAGCGGCATACAGGCCTCTTAAAGCCGCATCTCCGCTCAAGCCCATGGTCATGCCCCGTAAAGAGCAGAGGAGTTCGGTTGCAAAGAACGGAAAGCAGACCCAGCCTACCGGACAACCGGAGCAGTCTGTTGCGTCTGTTGATGAAATAAAGAAACTGGCTGATCGGGGCATGACAGATGAAGCTTTAAGCATGTGCGACGGGCTGTTGCGTGAGGGCGGTCCGGACCCGGAGCTTTTTCATCTCTGCGGGCTGCTGCATGAGTCCGGGGGAAATATTTCTAAGGCTGAGGAATACTATGGCAAGGCCCTATATCTTGAGCCGGACTATATGGAATCGTTGGTGCATCTTGCCCTGTTGCTGGAAAACAGGGGGGATGTGCGCAAAGCAGAAATCATGCGCAACAGGGCCCGCCGGGCTGAAAAACGAAATGAGGCCGGATAA
- a CDS encoding chemotaxis protein CheW, producing MLKSCWNTIGYAGDRSCAELENWSHCYYCPHFTSAGLSLLDRKPPEGYLDENTKSVSIAKEEEKAETSGAVVFRISREWLALSSHVFVSVLEKRTVRPVPHRNSRMFRGLTSLQGQIIPVVSVRDLLGLEAEYLTEEEKGFRVYSRFICVDRGFGRWIFAVDEVFGVHHYHPDALMDAPATVAKAPAAYTRGMFEIDGKRISLLEDELLFEAFNRIIK from the coding sequence ATGCTTAAATCCTGCTGGAATACAATCGGTTACGCCGGGGACAGGTCCTGTGCCGAACTCGAGAACTGGAGCCACTGCTACTATTGCCCGCATTTTACCAGTGCCGGGTTGTCCCTGCTGGATCGCAAGCCTCCCGAAGGTTATCTGGATGAAAATACCAAGTCCGTGTCCATTGCCAAAGAAGAGGAAAAGGCAGAGACTTCCGGGGCGGTTGTGTTCAGGATTTCAAGGGAATGGTTGGCTCTTTCCTCCCATGTTTTTGTTTCGGTTCTGGAGAAGCGTACCGTGCGGCCTGTTCCGCATCGCAACAGCAGGATGTTTCGTGGCCTGACCAGTCTGCAGGGTCAGATCATTCCGGTTGTTTCCGTGCGCGATCTTCTGGGGCTTGAGGCTGAATACCTGACCGAGGAGGAAAAGGGGTTCCGGGTTTACAGCAGGTTCATCTGTGTTGATCGCGGTTTCGGACGCTGGATTTTTGCGGTGGATGAAGTCTTCGGTGTACATCATTATCATCCTGATGCGCTCATGGATGCCCCGGCCACGGTAGCCAAGGCCCCGGCGGCATATACCCGAGGCATGTTTGAAATAGATGGTAAAAGAATTTCATTGCTGGAAGATGAGCTTCTTTTTGAGGCCTTCAACCGTATCATCAAGTAA